Below is a window of Anaerolineales bacterium DNA.
AAAGCCGCATGCGAATCATGCAGGCGGCGCGATACGGCCGCCTGGCCGGAGCCACCGACATCGTCCTCCATCCCGGATCCTATTTCGGGCGCCCGCCGGCCGAAGTCCTGCGGACCGCCGTTCCACGCCTGCGGGAGTGCGTCCTCGAATTGCGGGCGGAAGGCAATCCGGTCATCCTGCGGCCGGAAACCATGGGAAAGGCCGCCTTGCTTGGATCGCTCGAGGATGTCCTCGCCCTGTCCGCGGAAATCGACGGCGTGCTGCCCTGTTTGGATTTCGCCCACCTGCATGCCCGGAACGGCCTCGGTAACAGTTTTGAAGAATGGATGGGGATGCTCGATAAAATCGGCGCCGCGCTGGGGAAGGAGAGCCTGGGCAGGATGCACATCCACCTCTCCGGGATCGAATACGGAGGGAAAGGTGAACGCCGGCACCTTCCGATCCGGGAAGCGGACCTTCGTTTCCGCGAGTTGCTGGAGGCGTTGAAAACCGCGCGCTGTTCCGGCAGGATCCTTTGCGAAAGCCCGCTCCTGGAGCAGGACGCCTTGTTCCTGCGTGATGCGTGGCGCGCGGAAGGCGGGTGAAGCTTGGCCCGCAATTACGCCGGAAGCCACAAAGCATAAGAAAGCTTGTT
It encodes the following:
- a CDS encoding TIM barrel protein, with the protein product MNCAFRFGTVGSPLSTPAKPGGTVGGIRRAAELGLDCLELAWVRSVRVSEAACESIRREAQLRRAALSVHAPYFINLNADSAEWPKSRMRIMQAARYGRLAGATDIVLHPGSYFGRPPAEVLRTAVPRLRECVLELRAEGNPVILRPETMGKAALLGSLEDVLALSAEIDGVLPCLDFAHLHARNGLGNSFEEWMGMLDKIGAALGKESLGRMHIHLSGIEYGGKGERRHLPIREADLRFRELLEALKTARCSGRILCESPLLEQDALFLRDAWRAEGG